The following are from one region of the Stanieria sp. NIES-3757 genome:
- a CDS encoding DRTGG domain protein produces the protein MAKSAKYLLIGSTEEYSGKSATILGLTHQLKKQGISVAYAKPLGTYSNDDSEELFEEDVDFLTSTLGLSASRVRSPLLYLDEETINNRLQGKNQTNYTEALQNYLAEIEGDLVLLEGPGNLWQGSLFNLSVAEIAEGIDASILLVARYDSLLLTASLLGAKKFLGDRLIGVVINDVAPQDLEKVQTVVKPYLEHQDIPVLGILPKESLLHSVSVRNLAKRLKAQVLCRPDRLDLMVESLSIGAMNVNSALEYFRQRENMAVVTGSDRTELQLAALETSTHCLVLTGHIPPQPLILSRAEDLEIPVLSVNLDTLTTVEIIDRAFGKVPIHEPIKVQCIQELMNQYFEIDRLMNFLGLESAVTV, from the coding sequence GTGGCAAAATCTGCCAAGTATTTATTAATCGGCTCAACAGAAGAATATAGCGGTAAATCAGCAACTATTCTCGGTTTAACTCATCAATTAAAGAAACAAGGAATTAGTGTTGCTTATGCGAAACCCTTGGGAACTTATTCTAATGATGATTCTGAAGAACTATTTGAAGAAGATGTCGATTTTTTAACTAGTACTCTAGGATTATCTGCTAGTCGAGTGCGATCGCCTTTGTTATATTTAGACGAAGAGACAATTAATAATCGTCTTCAAGGCAAGAATCAAACTAATTACACTGAAGCTTTACAAAATTATCTGGCGGAAATAGAAGGGGATTTAGTTCTACTTGAAGGACCTGGGAATCTGTGGCAAGGAAGTTTGTTTAATCTTTCCGTAGCAGAAATTGCTGAAGGAATTGATGCCTCAATTTTATTAGTGGCGCGTTATGATTCGCTATTGCTTACAGCTAGTTTATTAGGCGCGAAAAAGTTTTTGGGCGATCGTTTAATTGGGGTGGTGATCAACGATGTGGCACCACAAGATTTGGAGAAAGTTCAAACCGTAGTGAAACCCTATTTAGAACATCAAGATATTCCTGTTTTAGGAATTTTACCCAAAGAAAGCCTACTTCATAGTGTTAGTGTCCGCAACTTAGCCAAGCGACTTAAAGCCCAAGTTCTTTGTCGTCCAGACCGCTTAGATTTGATGGTAGAAAGTCTAAGTATTGGGGCAATGAATGTTAATTCTGCTTTAGAATATTTCCGTCAACGGGAAAATATGGCGGTTGTGACAGGAAGCGATCGCACAGAATTGCAACTAGCTGCTTTAGAAACTTCTACTCACTGTCTGGTTTTGACTGGTCATATTCCTCCTCAACCGTTAATTCTCAGTCGTGCTGAAGATTTAGAAATTCCTGTTTTATCAGTTAATCTTGATACTTTAACTACTGTAGAAATTATCGACCGCGCTTTTGGCAAAGTTCCTATTCACGAACCGATTAAAGTTCAATGTATTCAAGAGTTAATGAATCAAT